GGGCGGTCAGCTGCCTCCGCACAAGGTGTACCCGTGGGTCGCCGAGGTCCGCGGCTCCACGCCGGGCGTCGGTCTGATCTCGCCTCCGCCGCACCACGACATCTACTCGATCGAGGATCTCGCACAGCTGATCCACGACTTGAAGAACGCCAACCCGTCGGCTCGCATCCACGTCAAGCTCGTCTCCGAGCTGGGTGTGGGAACGGTCGCCGCGGGCGTGTCGAAGGCCCACGCCGACGTCGTCCTGATCTCCGGTCATGACGGCGGCACCGGCGCGAGCCCGCTGACCTCCCTCAAGCACGCCGGCGCACCGTGGGAGATCGGTCTCGCCGAAACCCAGCAGACGCTGCTGCTCAACGGCCTGCGCGACCGCATCGTCGTGCAGGTGGACGGCCAGCTGAAGACCGGTCGTGACGTGATGATCGCCGCCCTCCTCGGCGGCGAGGAGTTCGGTTTCGCGACCGCGCCGCTGGTCGTGTCGGGTTGCGTCATGATGCGCGTCTGCCACCTCGACACCTGCCCGGTGGGCGTCGCGACGCAGAATCCGCTGCTCCGTGAGCGTTTCAACGGCAAGCCGGAGTTCGTCGAGAACTTCATGCTGTACATCGCAGAAGAGGTTCGCGAGCTGCTCGCGCGCCTCGGCTTCCGCACACTGCAGGAGGCGATCGGCCGGTTCGAGGCCCTCGACACCCGCAAGGCGCTGGCGCGGTGGAACGGGGACAAGGCGGGCAAGCTCGACCTGACGCCGATCCTGACCATGCCGGAGTCTCCGTTCATGAACCAGGACCTGTACTGCACCGGCACGCAGGACCACGGCTTGGACAAGGCACTGGACAACGAGCTGATCGAGTCGGCTCGCGCCGCGATCGACTCGGGCACCCGCGTGCACATCACCTCGCCCATCACCAACGTGAACCGCACGGTCGGCACCATGCTCGGCCACGAGGTCACCAAGGCGTACGGCGCGCAGGGCCTGCCCGAGGGCACCGTGTCCATCGACCTGACCGGGTCGGCGGGCAACAGCTTCGGCGCATTCGTGCCGCGCGGCATCACGATGCGACTCGAGGGCGACGCGAACGACTTCGTCGGCAAGGGTCTGTCCGGCGGCAAGCTGGTGGTCCGGCCGCCGCGCAACGCGCCGTCCGAGTTCGTCGCGGAAGAGAACATCATCGCGGGCAACGTCATCGGCTTCGGTGGCACCGCGGGCAAGATCTTCCTCCGCGGTGTCGCCGGTGAACGCTTCTGTGTCCGCAACTCAGGCATCCAGGCGGTCGTCGAAGGGGTGGGCGACCACGGCTGCGAGTACATGACCGGCGGCACAGTTGTTGTGCTCGGTGAGACGGGCCGGAACTTCGCCGCAGGCATGTCGGGCGGCGTCGCGTACGTCTACAACCCGAACGGCACCTTCGAGGCGAACCTCAATGCCGAACTCGTCGACCTCGAGTCTCTCGACGACGACGACCTCAAGGTGTTGAAGGACGCGTTGACCGAACACCGGGACGAGACGGGCTCGACGGTCGCGTCGAGGATCGTCGCCGACTGGTCGACCCAGCAGGGCCACTTCGTGAAGGTGATGCCCCGCGACTACAAGAGAGTGCTCATCGCCATCGATGTCGCTGAGCGCACCGGACGAGATGTGAACGACGCGATCATGGAGGCGGCTCGTGGCTGACACCCGAGGTTTTCTGAAGCACACCGAGCGCGAGACGCCGACCCGTCGGCCCGTCGACCTGCGCCTGATGGACTGGAAAGAGGTCTACAACGACTTCGACAAGTCCACCCTCAAGACACAGGCCAGCCGCTGCATGGACTGCGGTGTCCCGTTCTGCCACAACGGATGCCCGCTGGGCAACCTGATTCCCGAGTGGAACGACCTGGTCTACAAGGACCGCTGGGACGCCGGAATCGATCGTCTCCACGCCACGAACAACTTCCCGGAGTTCACCGGCCGACTGTGCCCGGCGCCGTGTGAGGCGTCGTGCGTCCTCGGCATCAACCAGCCCGCGGTCACGATCAAGCAGGTCGAGGTCGAGCTGGTCGAGAAGGCGTTCGACGAGGGAACGGTCACGCCGATCCTGCCGTCGGAGAAGACGGGCAAGAAGGTCGCCGTCGTCGGCTCGGGACCTGCCGGTCTCGCTGCTGCGCAGCAGTTGACGCGTGCGGGCCACGATGTCACGGTGTTCGAGCGGGCCGACCGCATCGGTGGTCTGATGCGGTACGGCATCCCCGAGTTCAAGATGGAGAAGCGGTTCATCGACCGCCGTCTTGAGCAGATGGAGGCGGAGGGCACGGTGTTCCGCGCCGGTGTGAACGTTGGCGTCGACGTGACCGTCGACGAGCTCCGCTCCGATTTCGACGCGGTGATCCTTGCGAACGGTTCAACGATCGGCCGTGACCTGCCGATTCCCGGCCGCGAGCTCGACGGCATCCATCAGGCCATGGAGTTCCTGCCGCAGGCCAACAAGATCCAGCACGGCGACACGCTCGACGATCAGATCACGGCCACCGGCAAGAACGTCGTCATCATCGGTGGCGGTGACACCGGAGCCGACTGCCTCGGCACGTCGCTGCGCCAGGGCGCCAAGCAGGTTCACCAGTTCGAGATCATGCCGAAGCCGCCTGTCGCGCGCGCGGAGTCGACCCCATGGCCGACGTACCCGCTGATGTACCGCGTGTCGTCTGCCCACGAAGAGGGCGGCGAGCGCGTGTACAGCGTGAACACCGAGGAGTTCACCGGTGAGAACGGCAAGGTCACGAGCCTGAAGGCGCACGAGGTGACGATGGTGAATGGCCGTTTCCAGAAGGTGGAGGGAAGCGACTTCGAGCTCGAAGCGGACCTCGTCCTCCTGGCCATGGGCTTCGTCGGACCCGAGCGGAACGATCTGCTCGACAAGATGGGCGCGACGTACGACGCTCGTGGCAACGTCGCTCGCGGTGACGACTTCGGCGCCGTCGGCCTGCCCGGTGTGTTCGTCGCAGGCGACGCCGGTCGCGGACAGTCGCTGATCGTGTGGGCGATCGCAGAGGGCCGCTCGGCCGCTTCTGCTGCCGACCGCTACCTCACCGGCTCGACGCTGCTTCCTGCGCCGATCGTCCCGACCCTGGTCGCTCAGCGGTAGCGACGATCTCTCGCTCCTCGAGCGACGATCTCTTGTTCCTCGAGCGCAGTCGAGAGGTTCGCGTGTAGATCGTGACCCGTATGTGGTCACGATCTACACGCGAAATTCGTTTCGGGGGTCAGCGAACGAGTCGGGCGACCGTGTCGAGACGGGTCACTCCGTCGTCGGCGAGGAAGTGACCCGCGCCGGGAACGACGAGCGACGTCGTCCCGAGGAGATCGGCGAACTCGTCCGACGCGGCGGCGTCGACCACCGGATCGTTGTCTGATCGGAGCACGTGTCGGCCGATGATCTGGCGGCCGACCGATGCCACGTCGATTCCCGAGAGGAAGGCGGGCAGGCCGGACTCGATGAAGGCGTCGAGGTCGGGCTCGCCGACTGGCTGCAGCATCCGCGCGAACGGGGCCACCGCCACGAACCCTCCGAGACGATGACTCGGGGACAGCGTCGCGCCCAATGCCCGTACAGATGCGACGCAGCCAAGGCTGTGCGCGACGATCACGGTCGTCTCGTCGACGGTTCCGAAGGCGCTCACCAGAGCGGAGGTCCACTGGTCTTCGCGGGGGTTCTGGGATTCGGGGAGGGCGATCCTCTCGGCGCCGACGGCATCGGCGAGCCAGGGAAACCAATGGTCGTCGACTCCCGCTCCGAAGCCGTGGACGATGATCACGCGGTTGACGGTCATACCCTGACGGTAGAGATTGACGTCGGCGTGAAGGTCAAGCCGACAGCGGCGCGAATGCGGGGGAGTCCATGAGGATAGGGGAGTTCGCGGAGCATGTCGGGGTCACAGCCCGAGTGCTCCGGCACTACGAGGACGCGGGGCTGCTCGAACCGTCGCGGACGTCGAGCGGGTACCGGGACTACGGTCCCGAGGATATCGGCACCGTGGCACGCATCCGCCTGATGATCGAGGCCGGCCTCAACACCGCGACGATCCGGCAATACCTGGACTGTGTCGAGTCGGGGAGCGACGGGACGTCGGTCGAGATGTGCCCAGCACTCCGCGGCCAGTTGGACGCGGTGGCGGCGCGACTCGACGACGACGCCGCGCGCATCGACCGGACGCGAGCAGGCATCGACCGTCTGACCGGGACCGACCACTCAGTCGCCTGACAGTTCGCGTGTAGATCGTGACCACATACGGGTCACGATCTACACGCGAAAGTCTCGTCGGCGGGACGGCTGGTGCTACCTCCCCAACGCTCTCTTCCAGGAGACGCGGGAGCCGGTCATGAGGACCGAGCGGCGATAGATCTGACCGGAGATCCAGACCGCGAAACCGGTGACCAGCGCCATCAGAAGTGCTGATCCGGCCACTTCGACCCAGTCGCCGTAGCCGGTCGCGACGCGCATCGGGACGACGGTCGACGAGAACGGCGGAATCCAGGCGAGCACCCGCATCACCCCGGAGTCGGGAGCGCTGATGCCGAAGATTCCCGCGTACATGGCGCCCATGGCGACGATCATCAGCGGCCACGCGGCACTGTTGATCTCCTCCTGCCGTGACACCATCGCGCCGGTTGCGGCGTACAGCGCTGCGAAGAACAGGAAGCCGAGGAGCAGCCATATCATCGACACGCCGACCATCGAGTAGGCGACGTCGGGGATCGTGAGGAGTCCGGTGGCGCGTGCGGTCACCAGCCCGACGGCGGCGAGGACCAGGGTCGATGCGATCTGGACGATCCCGATTCCGAGGATCTTGCCCCACAGGAGCTGGGCGGGCTTCACCGTCGCGAGCAGGATCTCGACGATGCGGGACACCTTCTCCTCGACGACCCCGACTGCGACTGCCATGCCGCCGCCGAAGATCACGAGGAACATCAGGATCGTTCCGACGTAGGAGAGCGCGACTCGTTCACCCTGCGCAGGCGGGACGTCTTTCGTCCGTTCCACCGACACGGTGGTCTGCCGCTGAATATCCGCGGGGTCGACCCCGGCCTTGGCCAGCGCCGCTGCGACGGCCGAGGACGAGACGCCGCTCTTGATCGCGGCCTCGACTGTCGTGTCGAGCGTGTCCTCCGAGAACACACGCAGTGTGCCGTCGGGCTGGGCGACTATCGCTGCCGTCACGTCGCCGTCGGCGGCCTTGGCGCGAGCGTCGGCTTCGTCGACGATCCGGACGGTGATGCCGAGTTGTTCGCCCGTCGCGGTGATGGCGGCTTTCGTCTCAGGGTTCACTCCCTGCGTGGCGACGGTCTCGACCTTCGCGTCGTCGTCGCCGACGAACTGCGATGCCACCAGGCAGCCGACGACGGCCACTACCAGCATGATCACGTTGGTGATGATGAACGAACGGGTCTTGACTCGCGTGGTGATCTCGCGTGCCGCGATCAGGCGGATCGTCGTCCAGGACGACGCTGGTTCTGGAGCGCTCATACTGCGGTGACCACCTCTCGGAACAGTTCGGTCAGGTCGGGTGTCTCGGAGACGAAGCCGTGGACTGGTCCGGTCGCCAACGCCGCGGACAGGATCGCCTGATCGTCGTGGTTGCCGTCCACTCGGAGGACCGTGGTCTCGGCGTAGTCGGCGCTGATCACCCCGGGGACGCCGTCGGCCCACCCGACGGGCGCCGACGGCGCGTCGACGCGGAGTCGGAGTCCACCTGCCGAGCGCAGATCGTCAACGGCTCCGAGCGCGCGCATCCGCCCCTTGGCGATGATGCCGACCCGGTCGCACAGCCGCTGGACCAGCTCGAGCTGGTGGCTGGAGAACAGCACAGGTACGCCGTCGGCCGCCTTTTCGACGATCACTTCGCTCATCACGTCGACGGCCACCGGGTCGAGACCGGAGAACGGCTCGTCGAGGACGAGGAGGTCGGGGTCGAAGACGAGGGCCGCGGCGAGTTGCACGCGCTGCTGATTTCCCAGGGAGAGGGCGGCGACGTCGTCGTCGACTCGGGTCGCGATGCCCAACCGGTCGGTCCAGTAGGCGGTCCGCTCGGCGGCCTCGGATGCAGACAGCCCGTGCAGGCGAGCGAGGTACGTGAGCTGGGGGCCGACCTTCATCTTCGGGTACAGCCCGCGTTCCTCCGGCATGTACCCGATGCGTCGTCGGGTGTCGGAGTTGATCAACGTGCCGCCGAAGCGCACCTCGCCGCGGTCGGCGGCGAGGACGCCCAAGATGATTCGCATGGTGGTCGACTTGCCCGCGCCGTTCGATCCGACGAAGCCGAACACTTCGCCGGGTGCGACCTGGAACGTCATGTCGGTGAGCGCGGTCAGGTCGCCGAACGTCTTGTCGAGGCCGGCCACCTCCAGACCGGCAGAGGCGATGGGTGTCATGGGTTCCCTTCGTTGAGGTCGCGTACGTGAGTGTCGTCGAACAGGGCGTCGACGGAGTCTTCGAGGTCGGGATCCTCCTGCCACCAGGCGTACAGGACGGACGGCGCCGCGCGAGCGACGCACAGTACCCACCAGATGAGGATCGCCGCCGAGTACACGACCTGGTACGGGACCAGACCGTCCTCCGCGTTGATGACCGATCCGATGAGGATCCCGTACGGGAGGACCAGCAGGGGGATGCTGACGGTGAGGCCGAGCGACCGGGCGGCGTTGCGTCGGGCCAGCTGGCGTTCGTCGAGGACGAGCTGGGGGCCGTCCGCGCCGCCGCCGGTCATGTAGCGCAGGCAGAGTGTGCCGGCGATGGCCGCCAGTACGAGGATCAGCCATAGGATGAGGAACCCGAACCACCAGATGACGCCGACGGAAGCGCAGCCGGCGGCGACGATGAGCACCGTCACGGCCGCCGCGACCTGCCGGCACCGCCGTCGAGTCCGCCACGCTTCGAAGCGGGGACCGTGCCGCGCGAGGTCGGCGCTGTAGTAGTCCGCGCGCCACTGTTCCCATCGCCGCCAGAACGGCTCGCGAGTCACCCTCGGTACACCTGGGCCGACAGCGGGGCGAACTCTGTCCGGGAGAAGACCGCTTCGACGGGGAGGTCGAACACCTCGCAGATTCGCATGGCCAAGTCGAGGCTGGGGTAGTAGTCGCCGCGTTCGATGGACCCGACCGATTGGACGTTCACGTCGATTCGTCGGGCGAGTTCGGCTCGGGACATTCTCCGCTCGGTGCGCAGGACGGCGATTCGGTTGTGAATCGCTCTGCGTTGGCGGGCTGACATGACACGATCATTGTGAATTCACAACAACATGTCAAGAATCGTGCAGCGTCGAGAGAGGTGTCGTCGACGTGAGGTCGTGGATTCTTCCAGCTGCAACCATCGCTCTGACCTCGGTCGTTCCGACAAGCGGGAGATCTATTCCGAATCGCGGAATCCATGGGGAATGTCGGTTGTGTCAAATACGAATGAATTGTTGGCGTTCGGAGTCTGTACGGAAGGTCGACTCACTGTGAGTCGAAGCCGTGACCGAGTGCAAAAACGTGCCAGAGAAAACGACCTGGCCTGGCACTTCATTGCCGTCGGGCAGGTCGGGTGCGGGCCTCGGAGCACACCTCGGCAAGTGCCGAAAGGGCATTCTGCGAGCCATGGCCAGTCGTTTGTTCGGTGGATAGGCTCACGCCCTGGATCGGACGGATCCCCGCGACACTCGCATCACCGGTCGCGGAATCGCACACCAGGAAAGGCAATTCGTGAACGAGAAGCTCATCGCCGGCTACCGGCAGTTCGCCTCCGCCGACGAGTTCGGCGCGGCCTCGGCTGCAACCCCGGCCATCACCCCGACCATCACCATCACCGTCTCCGTCGCGTCCGCAGTGTCGGGATGGCAGACCAACGAGCACGGGTGCTGATCATGAACGAGAAGCTCATCGCCGGCTACCAGACCTTCGCCTCGACCGACGAGTTCGCCGGTGCGGCAGCATCGATCGACACTCCCGCCATCTCTCCGACCCCCGCGACCCCCATCTCGACCCTGTCGGTCGCATCGTTCACCAGCGGCGCCACCACCTACACGATCGGCTGCTGATCATGAACGAGAAGCTCATCGCCGGTTACCGGACCTTCGCCTCGGCGGACGAGTTCGCGGGGGCGGCAGCAGCGGTGCCCGCCATCACCCCGACGATCACCGTCAGCCTGCTCTCGGTGGGTTCGGCGTCGGCGGGAGTCTCCGTCGCGGCCACCATCGACCACGGTTGCTGACCTGATCGACACCTGATCGGAGTGTGCGGGGGCGGAGCCACGCCGCCCCCGCACACGACCGTGATCGTACTCAACCATCGAAAGGACGAGATCGACATGACGACAGAGACGGCCGTTCGGCCCGACGCAGTGAGCAAGCTGCTCGCGATGTCGGACATCATCACGCCCATCGCCATCCGGGCCGCGGCCACCCACCGTGTCGTCAGTGGTCTCGCCGCCGGTCAGACGGTCGCGGAGATCGCCGCCGACCGTGGACTCGACGGCGACGTCCTCGGCATCCTCGTCCGGTTTCTCGGCGAGATAGGCATCCTCGACGGCGACCCCAGCGCTCCCGCACCCACCGAGATCGGCGCGATCCTCGCCACCGCGGAGGACGGACTATCGCTGACGGGCATGCTCGGATTCGCCACCAAGTCTCTCGTCGCCCTCGACCACACCCTCGAGACCGGACGGGTCTCCGCCCTCGGTCTGTTCGGGGAGGACTTCTGGACTGCGCTCAGCCGCGACCGTGCGAACCTGCCGACAATCGAAGCGGAACTCGCCCGCGGCACCGCAGAGTACGACGAGGACGTCCTCATCGACGCCGTCGACTGGTCCAGCGCCGCGGCTGTCGTCGAGATCGGTGGCGGCGGAGGGCAACTGTTGAACCGGATTCTCGACGCGGCGCCCGAGGCGGTCGGCGTGCTTCTCGATCGGGGGCTCGTCGCCGAGGCCAGCGCCCAGCTCAATGCGCGCGGTCACAACGCCGACCGTGTCAGTGTCGTCGATCAGTCGTACTTCGACGAGATCGTGCCACGAGGCGACGTCTTCGTCATGTCCGCGGTGCTCGCCGATTGGGCCGATGAGCAGGCAGTTGCCCTGTTGCGGCGCTGCCGGGAAGCGGCGCAACGCGACGGTGCCCGGTTCATCCTCAGCGAGGTCACACTGCGTGCTGGGACGGCCCGCGAAGAGCTGTACTACCGCGCGATGGTCACCGTGCCCGTCCGCGAAACGGCAGAACTACTCGAACTCGGGCGCCGAGCGGGATTCGTCGACGGCACGGTCCTCGCCGAGACGCCCGCCAGGTCGGTCATCGAGTTCGTCGCGCCGTGAAGCTGCTGCTGGTCGTCACCGGTTCTGCGACCGCCGCCCACGTGCCCTACTGGATCAACTGGATCGCGATGCACCGCCCCGGCCACCGGGTCAGAGTGCTGGTGACCGAGGGCGCACGACGATTTGTCACCCCGGCGAGTCTCGCGTCGGCAGTCGTCGACGAGGTTCTTGTCGACGCGTGGGACGCGGTCGACGACAGGCCGGTGCACGTGGAGTACGCCGCCTGGGCCGACGGCGTGATCGTGTACCCGGCGTCGCAGAACTACCTCGCGGACCTGGCGTCCGACCGTGTCGACCGACCGTCACTGCTGACTATCGCTCTCAGCACCGCGCCGGTTGTCGTAGCACCGGGCCTACCGCCGGGCGGACTGGCCTCGCCGGGTCTGGTCCGGTCGTGGACGACGCTAGAGGAGCGCGGCTCCGCGACGGTCCTCTCGCCCGTGCCCGGCGTGAGCAAACACGATCCGACACTCACCTCGTGGGCGCCGGGGGACTTCACCGCGGCCGTCGCACTTGTCGAACCAGACCCGGAGCGGGTGGGCCGGACCGTGTTGCAGACGGACCTGCTGCGCACCGAGATCGACGACGCCGACAGCGGCGGCTGGACCTGGACGCGGACTCCGGGCACCGCGGCGCCAGCGCCGTTCACCGCACACTCGTCGCCGGAGTTCGCGGCGGTGCGCCGGTGGATGCCCGACGGTCTGCTCCTCGGGTCGGCCGTCGAAGACAGCCGCGTCTATACGGCACCCGCGCCCCGAAGCGTGGCGGGCGCACTGATCGACGACGGTCCGAGCGCCGTCGCCCCCGCCGTCCTCGAAGCCGTCGGCGCCTCGCTGCGCGAGCTGCACAGCACCCCTACCCCGGAGAACATCATTCGCGGGTCCACGAGGGGAGTCGACAGGCTCGTCAACTGGCTCGACGGGCGCGGGCTCGCGCCGACAGCCAGGGTGGCACGCGAACGCCTGAACGTGCTGCCCGGAGACGTCGCGGCGGGGCTGAGGACCGTCGTCTCGGCCCTGCTCGACGCGCCATCCGTACTCTGCCACGGCGCTCCGACACTCGGCTCGGTCGTGCTCGCCGGCGAACGCCCGTTGCTGCTGACCGGCGAAGACGTCGCGGTGGCGCCTGCCGACACCGATCTGCTGTGGGTGGTCGGCGAACTCGTCGAGTACGGACTCACCTTCGACGGCGCGGACAGCGGATGGACGGCTCACGTCGACGCGTTCCTCGCAGGATACGGCGGGTCCGGCCGAACGTCGGTGGCCGACCTCGCCGCAGTCCGCATCGCCCTGCACCTGCACGACTACATCGTGTACGTCGGTTGGTCGACGACGGAGTTCGACCGCTACCACCGGATGATCCGGTACCTACTGGAGAACGGAGACTCCCGATGAGGGACCTCGCCGCCGTCGACGAACGACTGTCCGCGTTGGGGCTCGGCGCCTTCGACGGTGCCGTCGAGACCAGCCTCGGGCGCAACAAGAACTTCCACGGACTCGCCACCACCGGGCAGCGACTGTTCGTGAAGTGGTTTCAACGTGACCCCGGCGGTGAACGATTCGATCGAAACCATGCGTTCGAGGCGACCGGGAGTGCAGTGCCGCGACGCCCGAACCTGATCCTCGACGACGCCGAACTCGGGATCGCGGTGTACGAGTACATCGAGGGCGTGGAGACGGCCACCCTGGCGGCGCGTGAGGATCGACTCGGGCCTCACCATGCGGCGGCGATGGGCGCACTGGTGGCGCAACTGCACGCCGTCGAACC
This genomic window from Gordonia sp. PDNC005 contains:
- a CDS encoding LxmA leader domain family RiPP encodes the protein MNEKLIAGYRQFASADEFGAASAATPAITPTITITVSVASAVSGWQTNEHGC
- a CDS encoding MerR family transcriptional regulator; translated protein: MRIGEFAEHVGVTARVLRHYEDAGLLEPSRTSSGYRDYGPEDIGTVARIRLMIEAGLNTATIRQYLDCVESGSDGTSVEMCPALRGQLDAVAARLDDDAARIDRTRAGIDRLTGTDHSVA
- a CDS encoding ATP-binding cassette domain-containing protein, which gives rise to MTPIASAGLEVAGLDKTFGDLTALTDMTFQVAPGEVFGFVGSNGAGKSTTMRIILGVLAADRGEVRFGGTLINSDTRRRIGYMPEERGLYPKMKVGPQLTYLARLHGLSASEAAERTAYWTDRLGIATRVDDDVAALSLGNQQRVQLAAALVFDPDLLVLDEPFSGLDPVAVDVMSEVIVEKAADGVPVLFSSHQLELVQRLCDRVGIIAKGRMRALGAVDDLRSAGGLRLRVDAPSAPVGWADGVPGVISADYAETTVLRVDGNHDDQAILSAALATGPVHGFVSETPDLTELFREVVTAV
- a CDS encoding LxmA leader domain family RiPP, translating into MNEKLIAGYRTFASADEFAGAAAAVPAITPTITVSLLSVGSASAGVSVAATIDHGC
- a CDS encoding glutamate synthase subunit beta, which translates into the protein MADTRGFLKHTERETPTRRPVDLRLMDWKEVYNDFDKSTLKTQASRCMDCGVPFCHNGCPLGNLIPEWNDLVYKDRWDAGIDRLHATNNFPEFTGRLCPAPCEASCVLGINQPAVTIKQVEVELVEKAFDEGTVTPILPSEKTGKKVAVVGSGPAGLAAAQQLTRAGHDVTVFERADRIGGLMRYGIPEFKMEKRFIDRRLEQMEAEGTVFRAGVNVGVDVTVDELRSDFDAVILANGSTIGRDLPIPGRELDGIHQAMEFLPQANKIQHGDTLDDQITATGKNVVIIGGGDTGADCLGTSLRQGAKQVHQFEIMPKPPVARAESTPWPTYPLMYRVSSAHEEGGERVYSVNTEEFTGENGKVTSLKAHEVTMVNGRFQKVEGSDFELEADLVLLAMGFVGPERNDLLDKMGATYDARGNVARGDDFGAVGLPGVFVAGDAGRGQSLIVWAIAEGRSAASAADRYLTGSTLLPAPIVPTLVAQR
- a CDS encoding LxmA leader domain family RiPP, translated to MADQRARVLIMNEKLIAGYQTFASTDEFAGAAASIDTPAISPTPATPISTLSVASFTSGATTYTIGC
- a CDS encoding helix-turn-helix transcriptional regulator, encoding MSARQRRAIHNRIAVLRTERRMSRAELARRIDVNVQSVGSIERGDYYPSLDLAMRICEVFDLPVEAVFSRTEFAPLSAQVYRG
- a CDS encoding methyltransferase is translated as MTTETAVRPDAVSKLLAMSDIITPIAIRAAATHRVVSGLAAGQTVAEIAADRGLDGDVLGILVRFLGEIGILDGDPSAPAPTEIGAILATAEDGLSLTGMLGFATKSLVALDHTLETGRVSALGLFGEDFWTALSRDRANLPTIEAELARGTAEYDEDVLIDAVDWSSAAAVVEIGGGGGQLLNRILDAAPEAVGVLLDRGLVAEASAQLNARGHNADRVSVVDQSYFDEIVPRGDVFVMSAVLADWADEQAVALLRRCREAAQRDGARFILSEVTLRAGTAREELYYRAMVTVPVRETAELLELGRRAGFVDGTVLAETPARSVIEFVAP
- a CDS encoding alpha/beta hydrolase produces the protein MTVNRVIIVHGFGAGVDDHWFPWLADAVGAERIALPESQNPREDQWTSALVSAFGTVDETTVIVAHSLGCVASVRALGATLSPSHRLGGFVAVAPFARMLQPVGEPDLDAFIESGLPAFLSGIDVASVGRQIIGRHVLRSDNDPVVDAAASDEFADLLGTTSLVVPGAGHFLADDGVTRLDTVARLVR
- a CDS encoding ABC transporter permease; this translates as MSAPEPASSWTTIRLIAAREITTRVKTRSFIITNVIMLVVAVVGCLVASQFVGDDDAKVETVATQGVNPETKAAITATGEQLGITVRIVDEADARAKAADGDVTAAIVAQPDGTLRVFSEDTLDTTVEAAIKSGVSSSAVAAALAKAGVDPADIQRQTTVSVERTKDVPPAQGERVALSYVGTILMFLVIFGGGMAVAVGVVEEKVSRIVEILLATVKPAQLLWGKILGIGIVQIASTLVLAAVGLVTARATGLLTIPDVAYSMVGVSMIWLLLGFLFFAALYAATGAMVSRQEEINSAAWPLMIVAMGAMYAGIFGISAPDSGVMRVLAWIPPFSSTVVPMRVATGYGDWVEVAGSALLMALVTGFAVWISGQIYRRSVLMTGSRVSWKRALGR
- a CDS encoding flavoprotein; its protein translation is MKLLLVVTGSATAAHVPYWINWIAMHRPGHRVRVLVTEGARRFVTPASLASAVVDEVLVDAWDAVDDRPVHVEYAAWADGVIVYPASQNYLADLASDRVDRPSLLTIALSTAPVVVAPGLPPGGLASPGLVRSWTTLEERGSATVLSPVPGVSKHDPTLTSWAPGDFTAAVALVEPDPERVGRTVLQTDLLRTEIDDADSGGWTWTRTPGTAAPAPFTAHSSPEFAAVRRWMPDGLLLGSAVEDSRVYTAPAPRSVAGALIDDGPSAVAPAVLEAVGASLRELHSTPTPENIIRGSTRGVDRLVNWLDGRGLAPTARVARERLNVLPGDVAAGLRTVVSALLDAPSVLCHGAPTLGSVVLAGERPLLLTGEDVAVAPADTDLLWVVGELVEYGLTFDGADSGWTAHVDAFLAGYGGSGRTSVADLAAVRIALHLHDYIVYVGWSTTEFDRYHRMIRYLLENGDSR